A genomic window from Salvia miltiorrhiza cultivar Shanhuang (shh) chromosome 5, IMPLAD_Smil_shh, whole genome shotgun sequence includes:
- the LOC131026477 gene encoding uncharacterized protein LOC131026477, translated as MKRFFSKKRRGESSSRSITPFIGANVEVEENVETETNFNEDVRDPGLRKPIDEFDIAIRDQVRREYWSMGPCQVVGHTYPKTEFGTQLRSFQDVWYQKFVWLEYSVAKDACFCFWCYLFKPQDKASRYRADAFTKTGFSNWKKALDKFAEHVGNADSCHNNARMQIEAFKDQKLAPIYLDAWHVLIQEILSPNSTLINSCVLLLGILKTSPQVIVYVCHNNSVIS; from the exons atgaaacgttttttttctaaaaaacgTAGAGGTGAATCTTCAAGTCGTTCAATTACACCTTTTATTGGAGCAAATGTAGAAGTTGAAGAGAATGTGGAAACAGAAACAAATTTTAATGAAGATGTTCGTGATCCGGGATTAAGGAAACCAATTGATGAGTTTGATATTGCTATTCGAGATCAAGTACGTAGAGAATATTGGTCTATGGGGCCTTGTCAAGTAGTTGGACATACATATCCAAAGACTGAATTCGGCACTCAATTAAGGAGTTTTCAAGATGTGTGGTATCAAAAGTTTGTGTGGTTAGAGTATAGTGTTGCAAAAGACGCTTGCTTTTGCTTTTggtgttatcttttcaagccacAGGATAAAGCGAGTCGGTATAGAGCAGATGCATTTACCAAGACAGGATTTAGCAATTGGAAGAAGGCTTTGGATAAATTTGCAGAACATGTTGGAAATGCAGATAGTTGTCACAACAATGCTAGAATGCAAATTGAAGCCTTTAAAGATCAAAAGCTAGCACCGATCTACTTAGATGCATGGCATGTCTTGATCCAAGAGATTCTTTCTCCCAATTCGACATTAATCAACTCATGCGTTTTACTACTTGGTATCCTGAAGACTTCTCCGCAg GTGATTGTTTATGTCTGCCACAACAACTCCGTAATTTCATAG